In Planctomycetaceae bacterium, the sequence CAGCGGCAATGGTGCTGGTGGGTGTGTCTTCGCTGGCTCAGGCGGATCTGAGCACCGGGGCGGTTGCGTATTATTCGTTCAACGCCGATACGCAGGATGCTACGGGCGATAATCCCGGCGGAACGCTGATCAACAGTGCAGTCATCTCCAACACCGTCTACAAGATCGGTAACGGAGCGGCAGATGTGGGCGCTCTCAACGGTGGCGGTTACACTGATCGCGTGGACATCGCCCAGCCGAACGCCTTCAATTTCGGCTCCGGGGCGTTCTCGACGGCCTTCTGGTTCCGGGTCAACGCACACCAGAGTGGCGCCTCGCCGATTGGGCCAGGGGTTGCTGGCGGCGCAGGGTGGTACATCAACGTCGAAAGCAATGGCAACTGGACTTTGAAATACGACACTAACACCCAAGTGGAACAGACGATCTGGTTGGGCGACATCTGGGCCTGGGGCGCCAGCACGAACACCAATTGGATGTTCTTCGCCATGTCCGTGGATCCCACGGCCGGCTCAGTGACGACGTGGGTGCAGAAGTCCCAGAATGCCTCATTGATCAAGACGGTTCGCAGCACAGTGGCTGTTCCGGGAAACGCTGCGGCTACTACCGGAGCGCCCATCGTCTTTGATGGCAGCGTCAATAATACCAACGCGTTGCGAATGGGCTACAACTTCAATGCGACAATGGACGAAGTGGTCCTGTGGAATCGTGCCTTGACCGACGCGGAGACGGCCGAGTTGTACAACGGCGGGGCCGGGATGGACCTGACCAGCGTCATCGGGATCCCCGAGCCGGCGACGATGAGCCTGCTGGCCATCGGCGCCGTGGCGGCGCTGATTCGGCGGCGCAGGAACTAACCGAGAATTTATTCTCCAGTGCTGTCTCAACGGGCGGTCAGCGATGGCCGCCCGTTGCCATGCGCATCTGCCGTGTCTCGCGTGTCGTTGTTCAAATATGGCACAAGAATGTTCAAAGGAATGATCGTGAAGACTGAAGAGGAGGGTATATTGCAGGAGGAATATCGATGAGTCTCCTTGCGCGTTCAGGCGGCTCGGGCGAGAAATGATGTTTGAGGAATATCGCATGCCGCACCAGCAATGTCGTCTGCTGTGTCTGCAACTCGCCGCCGCTTCGCTGCTGCTCTTGAGCACCGAGGCCGGACCGGCGGCGAGGGTCCTTGCCGACGGTGAGGGCCAGCCGGCGCGAGATGTGGATGAAAGCTCGCGCCTGGGCGCGATGCGGCAGGACCTGGCAGCGTACTATCCATTTGACGAGACGTTCAAAGACGCCGCCGGCATGAACCCCGACGCGCTGCCCCGCGGGTCGGCCAAGATCTCGGCCACCGACACCTTCGCCGGCGGCGGGGCGGCCGAACTGGGCGGCGCTGCGGCTGGCAAGGGCTACCTCGTCATCCCGGCGCCCAACGCCATGAAGTTCGACAAGGCCTTCACCCTGGCCGGCTGGTGCCGGGCCTATGGCGTCAGCAACGGCACGGAAATCATGGGCACGCTGGCGGGCAAGGACGGCCGCGGGTTCGTCTTCACGATGCGCAGCAACGGCAACTGGGGCTTCCACTGCCGCAATGCCGCCGGCCAGCAGGTGCTCGATCAGGTGCATTTCGACTGGGCGTACCGCAAGTACAAGGCCCAGACCTGGTGCTTCTTCGCCTTCGTCGTGGAAGAGACCGCCGCGGGCAGGACCCTTGTGTGTTATGGCAACGCGGCGGGTCAAGGTGAGTTGAAGCGTTCCAGCAGCGCCTTGACCGTCAAGGGCGACCTGGGCGGCGGGGCGTTCTACCTGGCTCGCACGGCGCCGGCGACCTTCGACGAGTTGACCGTGTGGAACAGGGCCTTGTCGGCCGACGAGGTGGCATTCCTTTTCAACAAAGGGCGCGGCTTTGATTGCCACAAGCTGCTCGCTCCGGCGGCGACGCAACCGGCGGCGAGCAGTCAGGCGGCGGCGTCGCGCCCGGCCGAGCCGCCGCAGGTGCAGGCCATCATCGATCAGATCAACGCCACCGACCAACCCGGCGAGGCTATGACGTTGTTCAATCGCGGGCGGGCGATCGGAAAGAACAGTGCCGCGCTGCGCCGGGCGTACATGCTCAAGATGCTGGCGCTGGGCCTGCCGCGACTGGCGCACCTGGCCGCGGCGGAACTGGTCCGCATTGAGCCTTCCAACGGCACGGCCTGGTCGGTCGTGGCGTACTATCGCCTGGCCAAAGAGGGCAAGTATTCGCAGGCGCTGGACCCGGCGGTGCGGGCCGCGGCATTGGCGCCCAGCGACGCCTCGGCCTTGAGCAACCTCGGGGCACTGATGGCCGTTTGCGAGACGATGAAGCTCACCGTGCCGATGACGCCCGAAGCGGCAAAGCTGCTCCGCGACAACGAGGCGATGTGGAAGCTCGAGCCGCCGTTCGCGCAGGCGTATCAGCAGACCCTCGATCTGTTCAAGAAGGGCCTCGCCGATGCCGACAGCCTGAACACTATCGTCACCGCCCGGGAGAAGGAGATCGAGTCGCTCTCGGCCGAGGTGAAACTCTGCCAGACCACCGCGGCAGCCAACGCCGAGAAGATCGTCACCCTGCGGACCGACGCCAAGCGATGGACCGCCGAATACGACAAAGTTCGCAGCCGCGAGCAGCGCGAAGGGCAGACCAAGCCGCTGGAAGAATACCGCCGCTACGTCGAGGCGAAATATCGCGGCGTGGCCACGACCATCGACGCCCTGCTCAAGCAGAACGCGGAACTGGCCGGCAAGGTCCGCGACGCGGCCAAAAGATACGAGATCGCCAAGGCCGGCCTCGCCGAGGCCAAAGCCGCCCTCACCAAGCCGACCGCGCCCAAAATCGCGTGGAAGCCTCCGTGCATAAACGCCCAGCCCGTCGCCGACCGCGAGATCGACGGACCACTCCGCCTGGCGGCGCCCGCCGCGCCTGCCTCGCAGGGCGACGATTCGCCCGAGGCCAAAGCGGCCGCCGCCCTGCGCGTGGCCGAACTGTTCCTGGCGAACAACCGCAAACCTCAGGCCATGCAATCCCTGCGAGAGATCATCGAGCAGTATCCCGACACTCCCGCCGCCCGACAGGCGGCCGACCTCCTCCGCCGCCACGGACCATGACCGCCTGCCGCCCTCCGCGTCGCCTTGCCGCCGCGGGAGGGTTTTGATACGCTACTGTTCTCTGATGCGGCGCCTTCATTTGGAGAACGTCATGAGTGCAGGTCGAGCCCGGATCGTAGTGGCCGCCGCGGCGGTGCTGGCTTTGGGCGGCGGGGCGGTGCTGGGGGACTGGCTCATTCTCAAGGACGGCCGGCGGATGCAGGGGGCGGTGCTCGACGAGGGGCAGCGATACTTCGTCTATCTCGACAAGGGCGGCAAGACCATCGTCGACAAGGGCGACGTTCGCGAGCTCATCGCCGGCAACGCTCTGCCGCCGGAATACGCCGCCCAGGACGCGGGTAAGCCCGCCGACACGCAGCCCCCGCCGGCGATGTCGGCCAGGGAACTGCGCCAATACAAGCACACCAGCCGCGTGACGAGCCTGGCGATGATGGCCGACGGGTCGCTGCTGGCCGCCGGCGGCGCTGACGGAACCGTCAAACTTTTCAGCGGCAGCGGCGGCGAGATTCGAACGTACAAAAGCACCGCCCAGGGCGAGGCCGTCTCGGTCACCTTCGCCGTCGTGGGCGGGCAGAAGTACCTCCTGACCGGGATCGGGCGAACCGTTGAAGTCTGGCCGACCTCCGGCGACAAGAGCCAGAAGATCTTTTC encodes:
- a CDS encoding LamG-like jellyroll fold domain-containing protein, producing MLQWKGITAAMVLVGVSSLAQADLSTGAVAYYSFNADTQDATGDNPGGTLINSAVISNTVYKIGNGAADVGALNGGGYTDRVDIAQPNAFNFGSGAFSTAFWFRVNAHQSGASPIGPGVAGGAGWYINVESNGNWTLKYDTNTQVEQTIWLGDIWAWGASTNTNWMFFAMSVDPTAGSVTTWVQKSQNASLIKTVRSTVAVPGNAAATTGAPIVFDGSVNNTNALRMGYNFNATMDEVVLWNRALTDAETAELYNGGAGMDLTSVIGIPEPATMSLLAIGAVAALIRRRRN
- a CDS encoding LamG-like jellyroll fold domain-containing protein, which encodes MPHQQCRLLCLQLAAASLLLLSTEAGPAARVLADGEGQPARDVDESSRLGAMRQDLAAYYPFDETFKDAAGMNPDALPRGSAKISATDTFAGGGAAELGGAAAGKGYLVIPAPNAMKFDKAFTLAGWCRAYGVSNGTEIMGTLAGKDGRGFVFTMRSNGNWGFHCRNAAGQQVLDQVHFDWAYRKYKAQTWCFFAFVVEETAAGRTLVCYGNAAGQGELKRSSSALTVKGDLGGGAFYLARTAPATFDELTVWNRALSADEVAFLFNKGRGFDCHKLLAPAATQPAASSQAAASRPAEPPQVQAIIDQINATDQPGEAMTLFNRGRAIGKNSAALRRAYMLKMLALGLPRLAHLAAAELVRIEPSNGTAWSVVAYYRLAKEGKYSQALDPAVRAAALAPSDASALSNLGALMAVCETMKLTVPMTPEAAKLLRDNEAMWKLEPPFAQAYQQTLDLFKKGLADADSLNTIVTAREKEIESLSAEVKLCQTTAAANAEKIVTLRTDAKRWTAEYDKVRSREQREGQTKPLEEYRRYVEAKYRGVATTIDALLKQNAELAGKVRDAAKRYEIAKAGLAEAKAALTKPTAPKIAWKPPCINAQPVADREIDGPLRLAAPAAPASQGDDSPEAKAAAALRVAELFLANNRKPQAMQSLREIIEQYPDTPAARQAADLLRRHGP